The proteins below come from a single Candidatus Thermoplasmatota archaeon genomic window:
- the surE gene encoding 5'/3'-nucleotidase SurE: MTDILLTNDDGYKSAGFLPLLKELSKEFSVVTVTPDKEKSWVGKAVTTKKPLKLKKVKLKGFDIFTINGTPADCVQIGLYNVLDYLPKMVVSGINQGSNVGHARILSSGTVGATMEAAIEGVKALASSLRIPREIKKTLDLFDEKNYVVFENAAKITAKLTKMLIDKEFDDVDLFSANIPFNVSLDAEIEITKPFKKPYGKLFYEQGDELILRTPNLDFVDLQDGTDLKAISEGKVSLTPINLSLFKEGSTEQIKKLIKI; the protein is encoded by the coding sequence ATGACAGACATACTCCTGACAAACGATGATGGATACAAATCAGCAGGTTTTTTACCTTTACTTAAAGAGTTGTCAAAAGAGTTTTCAGTAGTTACTGTTACACCAGATAAAGAAAAAAGCTGGGTTGGAAAAGCAGTTACAACAAAAAAACCATTGAAACTAAAAAAAGTAAAACTAAAAGGTTTTGATATTTTCACCATAAATGGAACCCCAGCTGATTGTGTTCAGATAGGTTTGTATAATGTTTTAGATTATCTGCCAAAAATGGTTGTTTCAGGGATTAACCAGGGATCAAATGTTGGGCATGCGCGCATTCTAAGCTCTGGAACAGTTGGTGCAACAATGGAGGCAGCCATAGAAGGTGTTAAGGCATTAGCCTCTTCCTTGAGAATACCACGTGAGATTAAAAAAACCCTTGACCTATTTGATGAAAAGAACTATGTTGTATTTGAAAACGCTGCTAAAATAACAGCGAAATTAACAAAGATGCTAATTGATAAAGAATTTGATGATGTTGACCTATTCTCAGCTAATATACCTTTTAACGTTTCACTTGATGCCGAGATTGAGATAACCAAACCTTTCAAAAAACCTTATGGTAAATTATTTTATGAACAAGGAGACGAGCTTATTCTCAGAACACCTAACCTGGATTTTGTAGATCTACAGGATGGTACTGATCTTAAGGCTATTAGTGAAGGT